One window from the genome of Salvia splendens isolate huo1 chromosome 9, SspV2, whole genome shotgun sequence encodes:
- the LOC121748230 gene encoding phospholipase D alpha 1-like, producing the protein MAQMLLHGDLHATVYEVDKLHIGAVGLFFRKAVEGVEHVLGLGDASSKMYATIDLERARVGRTRKLDQTSTPRWYESFHIYCAHMASEVVVSVKISKPVGAELIGRAYLPVSDLLKGDEIDTWLEILDTNRKPIDGNSKIHVKLHFFDVSRERFYAHGLKTPNFPGVPYTFFPQRKECKVTLYQDAHVPDEFIPRIPLSGGKFYEPHRCWEDIFDAINDAKHFIYITGWSVYTEITLVRDTRRPKAGGDATLGELLLRKANEGVRVLMLVWDDRTSVGFLKTDGLMVTHDEETFNYFNGTEVHCVLCGRNPDDGATLVQNIAIGTMFTHHQKTVVVDAAMPSSVDQMRRIVSFVGGIDLCDGRYDTQFHPLFRTLATSHHDDFHQGNIEGATITKGGPREPWHDIHCKLEGPAAWDVLFNFEQRWRKQGEKDLLLNMNELRSIIIPPSPVTFPDDPETWTVQVFRSIDGGAAFGFPDKPEEAAKVGLVSGKDNIIDRSIQDAYIHAIRRANRFIYIENQYFLGSSYAWNSKDINDADIEALHVIPREISLKIASKIERGEPFRVYVVLPMWPEGFPESQSVQAILDWQRRTMQMMYTDIIETLGAKGIVANPKDYLTFFCLGNREVKKPGEYEPAEKPDPNSDYGRAQANRRTMIYVHSKMMIVDDEYIIVGSANINERSMAGSRDSEIAMGAYQPYHLSGQQPARGQVHGFRMALWYEHTGMLDNSFSYPESLECIQKVNGIARQNWDVYTREGLERDLPAHLLNYPVDVAEDGTVTQLPGMENFPDTNARVLGTKAAYIPPILTT; encoded by the exons ATGGCGCAGATGCTACTTCATGGAGATCTTCACGCCACTGTCTATGAGGTCGACAAATTGCACATTGGTGCCGTCGGCTTGTTTTTCCGTAAG GCAGTAGAAGGCGTGGAGCACGTGCTGGGGCTGGGCGACGCCTCCTCGAAGATGTACGCGACGATCGACCTCGAACGAGCCCGCGTCGGCCGCACCCGTAAGCTCGACCAGACTTCAACCCCCAGATGGTACGAGTCCTTCCACATCTACTGCGCCCATATGGCCTCCGAGGTCGTCGTCAGCGTCAAGATCAGCAAGCCCGTTGGCGCCGAGCTCATCGGCCGCGCATACTTACCCGTCTCCGACCTGCTCAAAGGTGACGAGATCGACACCTGGCTCGAGATCCTCGACACCAACCGCAAGCCAATCGATGGCAATTCCAAGATCCACGTCAAGCTCCACTTCTTTGACGTCAGCCGCGAGCGCTTCTACGCTCACGGCCTCAAGACCCCCAACTTCCCAGGGGTGCCTTACACTTTCTTCCCGCAGAGGAAGGAGTGTAAGGTCACGCTCTACCAGGACGCCCACGTCCCCGATGAATTCATCCCGCGGATACCCCTCTCCGGGGGAAAGTTCTACGAACCTCACCGCTGCTGGGAGGATATCTTCGACGCCATCAACGATGCCAAGCACTTCATATACATCACGGGGTGGTCTGTTTACACGGAGATCACTCTCGTGAGGGACACGCGGCGCCCCAAGGCTGGCGGGGACGCCACCCTTGGGGAGCTCCTTCTCAGGAAGGCCAACGAGGGCGTCCGCGTCCTCATGCTGGTGTGGGATGACCGGACCTCCGTTGGCTTCCTGAAAACGGACGGATTGATGGTCACGCACGACGAGGAGACGTTCAACTACTTCAACGGGACTGAAGTGCACTGCGTGCTCTGCGGGCGAAACCCGGACGATGGGGCGACATTGGTGCAGAACATCGCTATTGGGACGATGTTCACGCACCATCAGAAGACGGTGGTGGTGGACGCTGCCATGCCTAGCAGCGTCGACCAGATGAGGAGGATCGTGAGCTTCGTGGGCGGGATCGATCTCTGCGATGGGCGCTACGACACGCAGTTTCACCCGCTTTTCAGGACGCTGGCCACCTCCCACCACGACGATTTCCATCAGGGGAACATCGAGGGCGCCACCATCACGAAAGGCGGGCCGAGGGAGCCGTGGCACGACATACATTGTAAGCTGGAAGGCCCCGCAGCGTGGGATGTCCTGTTTAATTTCGAGCAGAGGTGGAGGAAGCAGGGAGAGAAGGACTTGCTCCTTAACATGAACGAGCTCCGGAGCATCATAATCCCACCGTCTCCGGTGACATTCCCTGATGATCCAGAGACGTGGACCGTGCAGGTCTTCCGTTCCATCGATGGAGGGGCGGCGTTTGGCTTCCCGGACAAACCCGAGGAGGCGGCCAAGGTCGGCCTCGTGAGCGGGAAAGACAACATCATCGACCGGAGCATACAGGACGCCTACATCCACGCTATTCGCAGGGCGAACAGATTCATCTACATCGAGAATCAGTACTTCCTAGGCAGCTCCTACGCGTGGAACTCCAAGGACATAAACGATGCGGATATCGAAGCACTGCACGTGATCCCGAGGGAGATCTCGCTTAAAATCGCATCGAAGATCGAGAGAGGGGAGCCCTTCAGAGTGTACGTGGTTCTCCCCATGTGGCCGGAGGGATTCCCGGAGAGCCAGTCTGTTCAGGCGATACTCGACTGGCAGAGGAGGACGATGCAGATGATGTACACTGACATCATCGAAACACTTGGGGCCAAAGGAATCGTGGCCAACCCCAAGGACTACTTGACCTTCTTCTGCCTAGGCAACAGGGAGGTCAAGAAGCCCGGGGAGTACGAGCCTGCCGAAAAGCCTGACCCCAACTCAGACTACGGCAGAGCTCAGGCGAACAGGAGGACCATGATCTACGTCCACTCCAAGATGATGATCG TGGATGACGAGTACATCATCGTTGGATCGGCGAACATCAACGAGAGGTCGATGGCGGGGTCGAGGGACTCGGAGATCGCGATGGGGGCGTACCAGCCTTACCATCTGTCAGGGCAGCAGCCGGCGAGAGGGCAGGTGCATGGCTTCCGGATGGCGCTGTGGTACGAGCACACGGGGATGCTCGACAACTCGTTTAGCTATCCGGAGAGCCTGGAGTGTATTCAGAAAGTGAACGGGATTGCGAGGCAGAATTGGGATGTATACACGCGGGAGGGGTTGGAAAGGGACCTTCCGGCCCACTTGCTAAACTATCCCGTCGACGTGGCGGAGGACGGGACGGTAACGCAGCTGCCGGGGATGGAGAATTTCCCCGATACCAATGCTCGAGTTCTTGGCACCAAGGCAGCTTACATCCCTCCTATTCTTACTACTTGA